One genomic window of Fusarium verticillioides 7600 chromosome 2, whole genome shotgun sequence includes the following:
- a CDS encoding hypothetical protein (At least one base has a quality score < 10) → MDHRDPEEDPTSDYGDSIATSEFTSVNTRELYSYEHGRRYQGFLCGRYGLPNDDAEQVREGLKHKLYLDYLLDGKLFLAPIGNNPQKIVDLGTGVGMWAQDVAESFPSARVIGCDLSPIQPHWTPPNVEFRVEDLEDENRPWTRIYEDADLIHVRALLQTLRKPRQLLERAFEKLKPGAWIEIHEIVPFVFSVDGTSGDDHPMNQFYRLVEGHFTTIYGWNLRFPFQIVEALRDVGFINVNERHSYTPVGRWHQEAKMREMGIFTQNILEEWVTAMLGRPDIMGVTEEEAYELGHSVFETFNNTRIHAQLDWIDCWAQRPL, encoded by the exons ATGGACCATAGAGACCCGGAAGAGGACCCAACGTCAGACTACGGGGATTCAATAGCAACCTCCGAATTTACTTCAGTTAATACCAGGGAACTTTACTCGTACGAACATGGAAG GCGATATCAAGGATTTCTATGTGGTCGTTATGGCCTACCAAACGACGATGCTGAGCAGGTCCGTGAGGGCTTGAAGCATAAGCTGTACCTGGATTATCTCCTCGACGGAAAGCTATTTCTGGCTCCCATCGGGAACAACCCGCAAAAGATTGTTGACCTTGGTACAGGTGTTGGCATGTGGGCACAAGACG TCGCAGAAAGCTTTCCCAGCGCACGGGTAATAGGATGTGATCTTTCACCCATCCAACCGCATTGGACGCCGCCCAACGTTGAGTTTCGAGTAGAAGATCTCGAGGATGAAAATCGTCCATGGACAAGAATATATGAAGATGCAGATTTAATTCATGTCAGAGCCTTGTTACAGACTCTGCGAAAACCGAGACAGCTATTGGAACGAGCTTTTGA AAAGCTGAAGCCTGGTGCTTGGATTGAAATCCACGAAATCGTtccctttgtcttctctgTTGACGGTACTTCCGGAGATGATCATCCTATGAACCAGTTCTACCGCCTTGTCGAGGGCCACTTTACCACGATATATGGTTGGAACTTGCGCTTTCCATTCCAGATCGTTGAAGCGCTGCGTGACGTTGGattcatcaatgtcaacgAACGCCATTCTTACACACCTGTTGGCCGGTGGCACCAGGAAGCAAAAATGAGAGAAATGGGAATCTTCACCCAAAACATCCTCGAGGAATGGGTCACGGCAATGCTTGGCCGCCCGGACATAATGGGAgtcacagaagaagaggcataTGAACTTGGGCACAGCGTATTCGAAaccttcaacaacactcGCATTCACGCGCAACTCGACTGGATTGATTGCTGGGCGCAGAGGCCACTTTAA
- a CDS encoding cell division control protein 45, which yields MYLPRQLISKLYVHLQQTRHPLSPPVLILVALEPDALCACRILTRLLKHDYIPHKIQPVAGYTDLEKAGRELVVPMMESQGGSGGVVVCLGVGGMVDLGPLLGLEPEGDDQPYSGVEVWVMDAHRPWNLGNVFGGFPLDPETEVSSSYQSRCPTGVNGGMIESAFKPGKGGIIVFDDGDIVDDMQTERNAYLELMEMPDIDDDGEDLGDTDDEDDDENPHNAIQESVRAGQKRKSWSDAEDESDDDRPHQRRRSNSSSSIAESPRRPQQRGLISMRQPDLGLSSDAIEPPSGAQLPAGPSLRAQRRQLLRLRQKHEAILHQYYKIGSSFSEPLSSMMYSLASDLGRADNDLLWLSIVGVTSMELYGRSSAGIAAPVRQSDKSRPTGWLGARGARIRQEFRDEVRRLNPPELANGRVAAENTGVIPTTARNPEDTGIRLSPEPRFLLIRHWSLYDSMLHSPYLFSRLKTWSEAGIKRLHKLLAKMGVSLAQCKQSYTHMDMMLKRELRAKLLKYGSLYNLDEMVPSVDTDGKDRAGAKDGWGFVRSWGWRATLSAQDVGVVIGALLEVGKHVQNPDPAVAASQAGRDAEEEAEFAAQGEEWIERFWEAYDALENIDALKAGLPTAQFLHRAIYRTGTSLINKKQIKHLRAFRMCVVKEGPDVSLFTHPAALTKLSLWIGEALAEQERETHGKLSNGGRGTPLVVASLNEKRGVYVVVGTGGGGGPDTTLLDREAAKKRKAEREEKLKKKEESRLAKQKIREDKRAARRDAGDDDDELETESEDSDSSDSDASDDEDVEHEKGYGLNKFGIAFQEVVAETNTRVRIDSFEHCVVEVKKEDLGGFLESLSMKVVVG from the exons ATGTATCTCCCGCGGCAATTGATCTCTAAACTCTACGTCCACCTTCAACAAACAAGACACCCGCTCTCCCCACCAGTACTTATTCTTGTCGCTCTCGAACCCGATGCTCTTTGTGCTTGCAGGATCCTAACCCGGCTACTGAAGCATGACTATATCCCCCACAAAATACAGCCTGTTGCTGGTTATACAGATCTTGAAAAGGCTGGCCGAGAATTGGTCGTGCCCATGATGGAGTCTCAGGGAGGTAGCGGTGGTGTCGTCGTATGCCTTGGTGTTGGGGGTATGGTTGATCTGGGGccacttcttggccttgagccTGAAGGTGACGACCAGCCATAcagtggtgttgaggtttgGGTTATGGACGCTCATCGACCGTGGAACCTTGGAAACGTTTTTGGCGGGTTTCCCCTCGACCCCGAAACGGAGGTCTCCTCGTCTTATCAGTCGAGGTGCCCTACCGGTGTCAATGGTGGTATGATTGAATCGGCATTTAAGCCTGGTAAGGGTGGAATTATTGTCTTTGATGACGGTGATATTGTCGACGATATGCAAACTGAGCGCAATGCGTATCTTGAATTGATGGAGATGCCCGATattgacgacgatggtgagGACTTGGGTGacactgatgatgaggacgacgacgagaatCCACACAATGCCATCCAAGAGAGTGTTCGTGCAGGCCAGAAGCGAAAAAGCTGGTCAGATGCAGAGGACGAAAGCGACGATGATAGGCCCCACCAACGGCGAAGGAGTAACTCA TCTAGCTCTATCGCTGAATCACCTCGGCGCCCACAGCAAAGAGGGCTTATATCAATGCGACAGCCCGATCTTGGTCTGTCAAGCGATGCTATAGAGCCCCCTTCTGGAGCACAGTTACCTGCCGGGCCGTCACTCCGCGCACAAAGGAGACAACTCCTACGGTTACGACAAAAGCACGAGGCCATTCTCCACCAATATTACAAAATTGGATCTTCTTTCTCAGAACCGTTATCATCAATGATGTATTCGCTTGCTTCTGATCTTGGTAGAGCAGACAATGACCTTCTATGGCTATCTATAGTTGGGGTAACATCTATGGAGCTCTATGGCCGTTCATCAGCAGGTATTGCTGCGCCTGTCCGACAGAGCGACAAGAGCCGCCCAACAGGCTGGTTGGGCGCTCGAGGTGCTAGAATACGCCAAGAGTTCCGCGACGAAGTCAGGCGGTTGAACCCCCCGGAACTTGCGAATGGGCGTGTTGCTGCAGAAAATACCGGCGTGATTCCTACTACCGCGAGGAACCCTGAAGACACCGGAATTCGGCTGTCCCCTGAGCCCAGGTTTTTGTTGATCAGGCACTGGAGCCTCTACGACAGTATGCTGCACTCACCATATCTCTTTTCTCGCCTCAAGACTTGGAGTGAAGCAGGAATCAAGCGACTTCACAAGTTACTTGCAAAGATGGGGGTCAGCCTGGCACAGTGCAAGCAGAGCTATACTCACATGGACATGATGTTGAAACGTGAGTTAAGGGCAAAGCTGTTGAAATACGGCTCGCTTTACAACCTTGACGAGATGGTACCATCCGTCGATACGGATGGTAAAGACCGTGCTGGTGCGAAGGACGGGTGGGGGTTTGTCCGAAGTTGGGGATGGCGAGCAACGCTGAGTGCCCAGGATGTGGGAGTTGTTATCGGTGCGCTACTAGAAGTTGGAAAACATGTTCAGAATCCAGACCCCGCCGTAGCAGCAAGTCAGGCTGGTCGAGACGCAGAAGAGGAGGCCGAGTTTGCAGCTCAGGGCGAAGAATGGATTGAGCGGTTCTGGGAGGCATATGACGCGCTTGAAAA TATCGACGCGCTGAAGGCCGGTCTTCCTACTGCTCAGTTCCTTCACCGCGCCATCTACCGGACAGGAACATCTCTTATCAACAAAAAGCAAATCAAGCATCTTCGTGCATTTCGCATGTGCGTGGTCAAGGAGGGCCCTGACGTTTCATTATTCACCCACCCCGCAGCGCTGACCAAATTATCACTCTGGATAGGCGAAGCCCTTGCCGAACAAGAGAGGGAAACACATGGCAAGCTATCAAATGGTGGTCGCGGTACGCCCCTTGTCGTCGCAAGTCTGAACGAGAAAAGAGGTGTATATGTCGTCGTAGGCActggcggcggtggcggtCCAGATACCACGCTGCTTGATAGAGAAGCCGCCAAGAAACGGAAAGcggagagagaagaaaagctcaagaagaaagaagagtcACGCCTAGCGAAGCAGAAAATACGAGAGGATAAGCGTGCAGCCCGACGAGACgcaggtgatgatgacgacgaacTGGAAACTGAATCAGAGGACTCAGATAGCTCCGACTCTGACGCGtcagatgacgaggatgtcgagCATGAGAAAGGCTACGGCCTCAACAAGTTTGGCATCGCGTTTCAAGAGGTGGTGGCAGAAACTAACACGCGGGTCCGAATCGACAGTTTTGAGCATTGCGTAGTAGAGGTTAAGaaggaggatcttggtggttttctcgagagcttgagcatgaaggttgttgttggctgA